From the Manis pentadactyla isolate mManPen7 chromosome 6, mManPen7.hap1, whole genome shotgun sequence genome, the window CATACTTAGGGCTCGAATGAAATTGTAAGCACTAGCTGGCGCAAAACAGTAGACATTGGTTTTTATATATGTGACCTCATTATCTAGAACTCTCCCCAACCAGGATCTTCCAAACAAATGTTAACTCATACCAACATGATTTAGGTTCAAGCATACACATGGAAACACggtgtgttttttgggttttgagaACTCAAGACTATCCGTATTTGAATTCAGGTCTCTGGGAAGTGAGAAGCTTGTACTAAGCAACTGTGCTACACCTCTACTGCATGAATCATTTGGGATGATTGTATCTAGACTACCCTTGGTTTCATCAGGTAAAATGCAGAAAGGTACAAACAGGAAAGTATGCCAGCCAGTTAAGGGTTCAACAATGCATGATTTTTATTCTCTTGCTCTGAGAGCTTGTtatcaaaaaaaatatatattcaaccAAGGAAAATAACTGAAGATATATGGGCCTCTTGtgctttagaaatgaaaaaagggTAACCACTAATATGCTCAGATACAGCAGGCTTAGCGGTCCTGttattttgaagtttttaatGGTTTTTAAGGTAGGAGGAAAGGGTCATCCACTACCCCTTTCCATAATTTAAACACAGGGCAGCAGACATTCTTTAACACCCAGTAAGACTATGGCAGCAGTTCACAGGTGATCAAAGTGAATGTAGAATGGAGATGTTCTAAACACAGCTAGGACTCTCAGCAAAGCTAACACACTAAAATCATATgattacattttgaaataaaatgcacaaaaccAAATAGGAATTTTGAGATTTTTCATTTGAAGGTAAATCTTAATGCTATTAAATTCACAAATATGCTAATTTAAATACCCAATTCTATTTATCTAAAACACACATTGCAAACATACAAATATCTATTCTCTCCACATGTCAGAGCCCATTCATTTCATGGTTTGGAAATGGGGAGAATAGATTCCCCTTAAATTGCAAGTCAGCAGGTGTTTCTTTAGTTAACTTTAGCAAAATTCATACAAAATAGTAATTAACAATGATCTTCTTTACTTGTTAACTCACAAGGAAACACCTTCAAAACTGCATTTTGTTAAAGTTTCTGTACTAAAATGTAGAAAAACTGAACTACACAAATATTGAAAAGTTAAAAATTCCTTAATTTTTTATTCCTGGTACCACTACCACAATTTACAGGGCAATATACCTGatgtaatgaaaagaaaaagaaaaagacaaagctaCAACAGATAAAAGACCTCAGGAATGTACATCTAATTGACACTACATTGCATTAATCAATAGCTGCACTTTTTGCAAACTGTGGCTATGACAGTCCTGAACAAGAAGGGTTTCCTGTTTAAGCTGCAGTAACTTTTCTGACTATGGATCATCGTTCCTTCTGTGGCAGATTTTTACAGTTCCTCTAATTCATTTGGGACGACTGTCTCAAAGTAACCTGCAGCTTTCCTGACAACTCCTCGCTCTCTCTCCTGCTAAGAACTGTAGCCTGTTGAATAATAcaggataaaaaaattattacactcagtgaacagttccacatattctttatcattcaagataaaaacttaaAGATACCTACCCTTCTGCTGAATTTTTAGAACCTTCTGCTACCATATCCACCACTTCCACCACCAGATCCATAACCACCTGGAAATATACATGTAGAATTGTAAAAGATACATAAAAgaacttttaaattataaaggATATGAACAATTTTGACAAAAAAATTTACTTACCACCGTATGGACTGCCCGAGCTTCTTCCACCAAAACTGCCCCCCTTCATGGGTCCATAATTTGATTGCTGTTGTCCACTGTAATTTCCAAAATCATTGTAGTTCCCACCACCGCCATAGTTACCTGAAATTACAAAGGTTTTATTTGTAGTTGACCCACACAGTAATTAATTTTCTCTCTATATACGTGTTGTCTTCTGACAATTTTGGGAGCATGCTCCATAACACTTAACATGTAACACTGAAATTTTACAAAGCTACCAAACTCCCTACTATAGAGGTCCACCAGAAGAACTCAGCatagaaaggagagaaggaaacaaGAGTGGAAGATGTACCAGAACAGAGGTTATCTAGATAGCTGCTATATTTTATGTCAGATGTTACAGCATAGGCGTGTGTACTCTCCTCCTTCATACCACTAACACCAAAATTGAGTCACTCTAGTAGTCCAACAAAACTCAGTGCATTCCTTACAAAGCTCTGAATCTGTAGGGTCACAGGGTAACGATGCAGACTTGCTTTTGTGGTCTGCAATGTCCCTGTGATATATTAATACTCATCACCTAGGCTCCAGATATTTAAACATATTTGCATATTCAATTTACAGTTCCCATCTGTCCTGCTTTAGAAGTATCTGAAATACAATTCTGGGAATACTTTACTGATAAATATCCATGTCAACAACATTAAGAGTTGAATTCATTTTACCAAATTGCAAAACAGCAAATAAGAAAATTCAGTTCAGTTACCCACCACTTGGGTATTTctgtagaaaatgaaatttcaccAATTACTACATTTTATCACTTTTTCAAACGTGTAGTAAGACTACAAACAATTTTGAGTATTTAAAAGTGAAAGCTTACCACCTCCAAAATTTCCTCCTTCGTTGTAACCATCATATCCTCCTCCACCGCCACCATAGCCACCACCTTGGTTTCCATATCCTGGTCCACCACCACCATAGCCTCCTCTACTACTATAACCAGGACCACCACCATAGTtgccaccttaaaaaaaaaaaaagttgggtcACACAAGAACATAAATGTATAGAGGATCAGATTATTGAACTTTAGCTTTTTAGCTTTTATTACATATAAGCCACTGGAAAATAAGCCAATCAGTTGGAACATTCTAAAGCCTGATAACAGCTGggtaataaaacagaaagaacctGGGCTAATAGGATTTAAGATGCTTAAATACCTTTTGGCATTAGAAAAATTGttctaactttaaaatttttcactaAAGAAAATAGCGAACAGTCTTGAGACTTAATTCCAACTCAACTTCTAGTTCAGTAAAACTAAACTAGCCAAAAGAACTAATCAATGTTAAatgattaagggggaaaaaactcTAGTCTTACATGGTTTCAGTCTGAATCATTGAACAGTCAAGCCATTcaactgaaacagaaaagtacagaaagtcaaaacatcaatttttaaaaccTTACCATCACCTCCAAATCCATTATATCCACCGTCACCTCCTCCATAACTACCTCTGctgccaccaccacctccaccaccatagCCTCCTGAGGATAAGCAACGTATGAATTAGAAATACACGATCAACTTACAGAGAAATTTCAGGTAGACACGTACTTAGAAATAAGGTAACTGCCCTACCTCTTCCACCAAAGTTCCCACCACGGCCAAAGTTCCCACCACCTCCAAAGTTTCCTCCACGACCCATAAAGTTGCCAGATCCACCTCCACGACCTTTTAACACAGCCAAGAAAGAACTTTAGGAACCTTATAAATACCATTTACATCTATTGTCTGTGTATATATGGTATTactcacctctttgggatccagcaGACTGCATTTCTTGTTTAGAAAGGGCCTTTTTCACTTCACAATTATGCCCATTAATAGTGTGGTATTTCtgaactaaattttttttaatcaaacaaacaaacaagagtTATTTGATGTTTGGAAAAGCATGTATTAAATGATACCCTTTACCACTACACAACTCATTAAGGTATCAAGAAAGTAGCAAtgataaaatggggatgaaagtGTGTGCTGGGATGTTAGTATTTCTTGATCCTGATGCTGGTTACACAGGTGCAGTTGCTTTGTGGAAACTGAACCGTACACTTTATGTTATTAGGCACAATACGAAATTTTGAGCAACTTAGAAAACAGGGAAGCTATTTCTGCTCTCATTCAAGTTCTGAGAAATTGCTACTCACCAACAATTTTATCAACTGTGTCATGATCATCAAAAGTTACAAAAGCAAATCCTCTCTTTTTTCCACTCTGCCTGTCTTCCATAACTTCTATGGTTTCAATCTTGCCGTACTTTTCAAAGTAGTCTCTCAAATTATATTCttctgtatcttctttaataCCACCAACGAAAATTTTCTTCACTGTTAGATGGGCACCAGGCTTTACAGAATCCTACAAATAAAACCTATGTAAGTCAAAACAAATTTTACAACTACTTCAAGTGTTACATAAAATGGTGTTAAAATACCTCTCTGGAAACAGCTCTCTTTGGTTCCACTACACGCCCATCAACTTTGTGTGGCCGAGCACACATTGCCGCATCCACCTCTTCAACACAAGAATAGGTCACAAAACCAAAGCCCCTGGAACGTTTTGTTTGGGGGTCTCTCATCACCTacaagaaaaaacatttaaagcatTGAAACACACACCTCCAGAGATCTTCTTaccccttgagaacatttttttgttcctttaatCACTTACCACACAATCTGTAAGTGTGCCCCATTTCTCAAAATGTTCTCTCAAACTATCATCTGTAGTTTCAAAACTCAGACCACCAATAAACAGTTTTCTCAACTGCTCTGGTTCCTTTGGATCATGGCCCTGAGGAAACAAaccaatacattttatttttagtaggTGAACTGCAAAGAAAGATGCACAAGCTTTTAGTCTGCTACACATTAACTAAACATCGAATTCCTGTAAACACTTTGTCCAGTTAAAAATGGGGAGTAGAATCACACACATCAACTTACCAAAGGAACCGAATTACCAATACCTATAACGAGCCTTTCAAATGCCAACAGCACTTCAACTAAATTGAAGTCTAAGAATCAACTACAATCAAAAAGTCTCTTAATTTTAAACTAGAAGTGGGGATTATTTTGGAAGTTACTACCGAGAAATCATTTTCTAAAAAACCACAGCGTTGTAGAAAAACGTGCTTCCTCCATGCCATTTCTTTCATGGCTTCCCTTCAGTCTACACAGTCCGAACATCTAATCTTAAAACACAAAACTGTGAAGTACAACTTAAAAGTTCAGAGTAGCAAATTTAAGGAAATTCACCAGTTCAAGCACATCAAGATGTTAAATAGGTATTCCTCAAAGGCCAAACCAGCACCCCCCTCAACCCCCAAAAAAACTACGGTGGGAAAAACCCACCATATATCTTGATATACCTGTCTGTACCCGATTTTTGTTGTTAAATAGGCTGCAAGTTACCTATTGACACTTATCACACAgcaaaaatttcaaaaacatagGGTCATAAAAGGGCAAGTTGGACTTTAGTACATTGACAAAAATGTAACAGTAAATCAAAGTTGAGATTTCTTTTAAAAGGTTAACGTAACCTGAATTATTTTACAACTGGCTCTTTAATAAATTACATTGCTATTTAATGCATGCATTAAGATAATCGTTCAGCCAAAGTCCTTAAATAAAGGGGCTCACATTTACATTCTAATGTCTTCGTGGGTCTTCTAAAAGTAGAGATGTTAAGGCATTTAATATGAAGACTGTCACATGCTAGAAAAAAACGTTAAATCATTAATAGCTTACAGCATTAATTCACTTCGCCCCATCTTTTCACGTCTTGGTTAAATGCATTTGCCTTACACAAAGTtgataaaaagaaacaatgaaaacacacataaaattatCTCGAACACACGAAAGCTGAATTGTGGTTGCAATCCTCTAAAACAAAAACCCAAGAAACTACAACGAAAGCTGACCTgtcagaaaatggaaataaaaaaattttcaagttCCTATTTTACATCTACACTCAAATTCTGAGTACCTCACGTACATGGCTAGAACATTTAACCTAAAGTACTTTATCAAGAATAGCAAATaaggattttaaagcagcaaCCTTTTTAAAAAGACGTTATTTTCAACTGGGTGCTGTTAAGGACAGGTCAGATAATTTAATTCTCGTCGCCTTAGAGATCTGTAGGGCCTAGAAACGCGCCGGCAGAACTTCAGCTAAAAGACTAGGCCGCAAGTGCTTCGAGGCCATTTGCAGCATTTTCTGCCGAGCCgccttctccctcttcttccaaTCCCGCGCTCTAACGGCGACGGGGCGAGGCGGCGGCCATTGCGGGCCAATGCGCCATTTCGTAACGCGGCAGCGGATCAATGTCAATGTGGCCGCCGCCCGCCTGCTCGCTCGCCCGGATGTGACTGCtcgtcccctcccctcccccaccgcctCCTCCCAACCGCTCCCGCCGAGGCCCGCCATGCCGCCCTCGGCCTCGGATCGGAGGCCGCGCGGCCGGCGGGCCGGCTTCCCTGCTCCCCTCCCGCCATCTCCCCAGCCACGCCGCGCCTCCGAGCGGCCGCCTACGCAACCACAGAAGAAAGCGAGGCGGGCAAAAGGCCCCGAGAAGGCCTCAGAAGCccgctcccttccccctcccaccgCCCGTCTCAACGCAGAGCGCGGGACGGCTAACGACAGTATCCCCGGCCTCCCCGCacccaccgagccaggccccccACGCCGGCCACTACCCATCAACCCCCCGCTCTCCCCCTAATACCTCCTccccccggcggcggcggcgacggccGGAGTCGGGCTGGGGGCGACCGGGCGGCGGTTTTACCTCCATTTTGAGACCGGACTCGCCTCTTCCAACTCGAGTTCAATATGGGACCGAGAGGAAGAGGCGGGGTTAGCAGTCACGTGACGCACTTTCCGCGCGCCGCCGGCCTGGCGGGGGAGGGGCGAGGTGGGACGGGGGCGTGACCAACTGGGCGCGAAGAGAAACTGGACGAGCGGGTTGGCGGGCGGAGAGCAGGGGCGTGCCAGGACGCGGGAGCGCGCGCGCCTCGCCGACTTGCAGTGTGGTGCCGCCCTTTCCGCTGTTCGCGCCCGGGCGGCGGCAGGGACGTCAGCTCGGGCAAGGCCAATGGCAAGCGCCCACGTCGGGAGAACTCCTCGTGACCGCGCGTCACCAGAGTaggcctttctctttcttctcgcGCTTTTATCCCCTCCCCCACGTAGGCCTCTAGGTCTCCATTTCCTAATTCGTTTCGTTCCGGTGCCTGAGTAAAACCACGCTAATTTCTCCTGTGGTTTAAGGTTGCAAGGAAGACCTCTCGGCCCCGCGCCATCTCCTCTCACTTTTTTTCCCATTGCCAGGGGCCGTTTCTGTGATTGTGGTGCCCCCTAAGGGGACCCGCTCCGAAAACCCTGGGACGCTGACACACCTGATGTTTGGACGCCTTGAAAGGCCTCAAAACGCAGCTGACATAGAGAAATCTCACTCCTAACGCGCTGAGGCAGAACTGGTCGAGGGCAGTTCATTAGGTACTTAACTGATCTCCAGAAAACTGTCGGCGCTATTTTCTAACCCTTTTAGGTACTGGGGACTGAGCTGAAGCAAATGTTCTGGACATAATTTaagcaatgatttaaaaatttcttaaagcGGGATCGACACATGCGCTACCTGTTCGCAAGTGTTTACAATTATGTTGTGAAGTATAATGAACGAGATAATTGAGTTAAAAACTTGAAATCTAATTCTTTACCAGCCTAGGCAAATGGTTTTAAATCTTTTGACCTTACTGAGCTTTAGTTtcaggggctttttttttttattaacgaAAATGGAAATTAGATTAGGTGATCTCTAACACCCTTCACAGGCTTAATCTGTAAATCCAT encodes:
- the HNRNPA3 gene encoding heterogeneous nuclear ribonucleoprotein A3 isoform X3, with the protein product MEGHDPKEPEQLRKLFIGGLSFETTDDSLREHFEKWGTLTDCVVMRDPQTKRSRGFGFVTYSCVEEVDAAMCARPHKVDGRVVEPKRAVSREDSVKPGAHLTVKKIFVGGIKEDTEEYNLRDYFEKYGKIETIEVMEDRQSGKKRGFAFVTFDDHDTVDKIVVQKYHTINGHNCEVKKALSKQEMQSAGSQRGRGGGSGNFMGRGGNFGGGGNFGRGGNFGGRGGYGGGGGGGSRGSYGGGDGGYNGFGGDGGNYGGGPGYSSRGGYGGGGPGYGNQGGGYGGGGGGYDGYNEGGNFGGGNYGGGGNYNDFGNYSGQQQSNYGPMKGGSFGGRSSGSPYGGGYGSGGGSGGYGSRRF
- the HNRNPA3 gene encoding heterogeneous nuclear ribonucleoprotein A3 isoform X1; the protein is MEVKPPPGRPQPDSGRRRRRRGEEGHDPKEPEQLRKLFIGGLSFETTDDSLREHFEKWGTLTDCVVMRDPQTKRSRGFGFVTYSCVEEVDAAMCARPHKVDGRVVEPKRAVSREDSVKPGAHLTVKKIFVGGIKEDTEEYNLRDYFEKYGKIETIEVMEDRQSGKKRGFAFVTFDDHDTVDKIVVQKYHTINGHNCEVKKALSKQEMQSAGSQRGRGGGSGNFMGRGGNFGGGGNFGRGGNFGGRGGYGGGGGGGSRGSYGGGDGGYNGFGGDGGNYGGGPGYSSRGGYGGGGPGYGNQGGGYGGGGGGYDGYNEGGNFGGGNYGGGGNYNDFGNYSGQQQSNYGPMKGGSFGGRSSGSPYGGGYGSGGGSGGYGSRRF
- the HNRNPA3 gene encoding heterogeneous nuclear ribonucleoprotein A3 isoform X2, with amino-acid sequence MEVKPPPGRPQPDSGRRRRRRGEEGHDPKEPEQLRKLFIGGLSFETTDDSLREHFEKWGTLTDCVVMRDPQTKRSRGFGFVTYSCVEEVDAAMCARPHKVDGRVVEPKRAVSREDSVKPGAHLTVKKIFVGGIKEDTEEYNLRDYFEKYGKIETIEVMEDRQSGKKRGFAFVTFDDHDTVDKIVVQKYHTINGHNCEVKKALSKQEMQSAGSQRGRGGGSGNFMGRGGNFGGGGNFGRGGNFGGRGGYGGGGGGGSRGSYGGGDGGYNGFGGDGGNYGGGPGYSSRGGYGGGGPGYGNQGGGYGGGGGGYDGYNEGGNFGGNYGGGGNYNDFGNYSGQQQSNYGPMKGGSFGGRSSGSPYGGGYGSGGGSGGYGSRRF